The following proteins are co-located in the Cardiocondyla obscurior isolate alpha-2009 linkage group LG12, Cobs3.1, whole genome shotgun sequence genome:
- the LOC139106850 gene encoding uncharacterized protein, with amino-acid sequence MARQQTVDRNIPHLRDIFGFGSKWENARGQAEEKAPGHDSAVSVGSTSGEEESPKNSKKKKSRRRDNSKTLTESDVKHLERHLSMKKTIRKKIMRDLQQAFVEDPNEFRVDDIPPEQLKAEINIQSLSFGTPSQKQGRTRGNAENTFLDMLRGGGLEKNGTDGDRDSGHGGSPTREASSAQDTDDESSYAYEAPTTTPTKKSSNFWRRFTMKNRNKR; translated from the exons ATGGCGAGGCAGCAGACCGTGGACCGGAACATCCCTCACCTGCGGGACATTTTTGGGTTCGGCAGCAAGTGGGAGAACGCTCGCGGCCAAGCCGAGGAAAAGGCCCCCGGGCACGATAGCGCTGTCTCGGTGGGATCCACTTCCGGCGAGGAGGAGAGCCCGAAGAACAGCAAGAAGAAGAAGTCACGTCGCCGTGATAACAGCAAGACCCTGACGGAGAGCGACGTGAAACACCTGGAACGGCATCTCTCCATGAAGAAGACCATACGCAAGAAGATCATGCGCGATCTGCAGCAGGCCTTTGTCGAGGACCCGAACGAGTTCCGCGTGGACGACATCCCGCCGGAGCAGCTCAAAGCGGAGATCAATATCCAGAGTCTGAGCTTCGGCACGCCGTCCCAAAAGCAGGGACGCACGCGTGGCAATGCTGAAAACACGTTCCTCGACATGCTGCGCGGCGgcg GTTTAGAAAAGAACGGAACGGATGGCGACAGAGATTCAGGACACGGTGGCTCGCCGACCAGAGAGGCGTCTAGCGCCCAGGATACAGATGATGAATCCAGCTACGCGTACGAGGCGCCCACCACGACGCCCACGAAAAAGAGCAGCAACTTCTGGAGACGCTTCACTATGAAGAATCGCAATAAGCGATAA